In Pseudomonadota bacterium, one DNA window encodes the following:
- the hypE gene encoding hydrogenase expression/formation protein HypE → MSSSILAEGTPFARPRRTLHAERITLAHGAGGKAMRDLIEDVFVGTFDNPHLHELDDQARLPLDAIAKGGDQLAFTTDSYVVDPLFFPGGDIGELAITGTVNDLAVSGATPHYLTCGMIIEEGLEVEALRRVVASMKRTADAAGVAIVTGDTKVVHRGAADKLFINTAGVGVIAAGRKLHASTIRPGDVLLVNGALGDHGAAIVDARGEYAMQNTIESDCQPLSGLIETMLNACPDLRCMRDATRGGVATVANEFAQASHTAIRLHERSLPVRDAVRGMCEILGLDPLYLANEGKLMAIAPAAQAQPLLEAMRAHHAGRDSAIVGEVHPAPAGRVILETGFGGDRVLDVLIGDQLPRIC, encoded by the coding sequence GAGCGAATCACCCTCGCTCATGGCGCCGGTGGCAAGGCGATGCGCGATCTCATCGAAGACGTGTTCGTGGGCACCTTCGACAATCCCCATCTGCACGAGCTCGACGATCAGGCACGCCTGCCCCTGGATGCGATCGCCAAGGGCGGTGACCAACTGGCGTTCACCACGGACTCCTACGTGGTCGACCCGCTATTTTTTCCCGGCGGCGACATCGGCGAGCTGGCGATCACCGGCACCGTGAATGACCTCGCCGTGTCCGGCGCGACGCCCCACTACCTCACCTGCGGAATGATCATCGAGGAAGGGCTAGAGGTAGAGGCGCTGCGACGCGTGGTGGCGTCTATGAAACGAACGGCGGATGCGGCGGGCGTGGCTATCGTGACCGGCGACACCAAAGTGGTTCACCGCGGCGCGGCCGACAAACTGTTCATTAACACGGCGGGGGTGGGCGTGATAGCCGCAGGGCGCAAGTTGCATGCGAGCACGATCCGTCCTGGTGACGTACTGCTGGTGAACGGGGCGCTTGGCGATCACGGCGCCGCCATCGTGGACGCGCGCGGCGAGTACGCCATGCAGAACACGATCGAGTCCGACTGCCAGCCGCTGAGCGGGCTGATCGAGACGATGCTCAACGCATGCCCGGATCTGCGTTGCATGCGCGACGCGACCCGCGGCGGCGTCGCTACGGTGGCGAACGAGTTTGCCCAAGCGAGCCACACTGCCATTCGTCTACACGAACGGTCGCTGCCGGTGCGCGATGCGGTGCGCGGCATGTGTGAGATTCTCGGCCTCGATCCGCTCTACCTGGCCAACGAGGGCAAGCTGATGGCGATCGCACCCGCCGCGCAAGCGCAGCCGCTGCTGGAGGCGATGCGTGCCCACCATGCGGGCAGGGACAGTGCGATCGTTGGCGAGGTCCATCCGGCGCCCGCCGGTCGCGTGATTCTCGAGACGGGCTTCGGTGGCGATCGGGTGCTCGACGTGCTGATCGGCGATCAACTCCCTCGCATTTGCTAA
- the hypA gene encoding hydrogenase maturation nickel metallochaperone HypA, whose product MHELGITRNIVAIVSDHAGASQVSRVALQIGALSAVMPDAIRFCFDICAKNTVVEGAQLEIEEVPGRGRCQRCGREFALDKPFGQCICGSRQIACIAGEEMKIKEMETI is encoded by the coding sequence ATGCATGAGCTAGGCATCACCCGCAACATCGTGGCCATCGTGAGCGACCACGCGGGCGCGTCTCAGGTGAGCCGCGTGGCGCTGCAGATCGGCGCCCTCAGCGCAGTGATGCCGGACGCCATTCGCTTCTGCTTTGACATCTGCGCCAAGAACACGGTGGTGGAAGGGGCGCAGCTAGAAATAGAGGAAGTACCGGGACGTGGGCGCTGTCAGCGCTGCGGCAGAGAGTTCGCCCTCGACAAGCCCTTCGGCCAGTGCATTTGCGGCAGCAGGCAGATCGCCTGTATCGCCGGTGAAGAAATGAAGATCAAGGAAATGGAGACGATCTAA
- a CDS encoding sulfite exporter TauE/SafE family protein, whose amino-acid sequence MITVLILGFLIGVRHALDADHVAAVASLVVGTKSVAHSVRQGVVWGIGHTLTLFTVGTVVVVAGTRVSPRVEVMLEAAVGIMLIGLGLDVARRLVAERVHFHTHRHEDGIQHFHAHSHRGAAKETHDAQRHSHSHAPAERFPARALLVGLMHGLAGSAALVILCLDSTGSLLNGLLYMLLFALGSILGMALLSAVIAVPLTRSEHRLTHLHRGAQAVVVLLNVSLGGMLLAGAWPA is encoded by the coding sequence ATGATCACGGTACTCATCCTCGGCTTTCTGATCGGGGTGCGCCACGCCCTCGATGCAGACCATGTAGCGGCGGTCGCCTCACTCGTGGTCGGGACGAAGTCGGTGGCCCATAGCGTGCGCCAGGGCGTGGTGTGGGGCATCGGTCACACCTTGACCCTGTTCACCGTCGGCACCGTCGTGGTCGTGGCTGGCACCCGCGTGTCCCCGCGCGTAGAGGTCATGCTCGAAGCGGCCGTGGGCATCATGCTCATCGGTCTCGGCCTGGACGTAGCTCGCCGCCTAGTCGCCGAGCGGGTGCACTTCCACACGCACCGACACGAGGACGGCATACAGCACTTTCACGCCCACAGCCACCGGGGCGCCGCGAAGGAAACTCACGACGCGCAGCGCCACTCCCATTCCCATGCGCCAGCTGAGCGCTTTCCAGCGCGGGCGCTGCTGGTCGGCCTAATGCACGGACTAGCCGGCTCGGCCGCCCTGGTGATTCTGTGCCTAGATAGCACTGGCTCCCTGTTGAACGGCCTGCTCTACATGCTGTTGTTCGCCCTTGGCTCGATACTCGGCATGGCGCTGCTATCGGCCGTCATCGCCGTGCCTCTGACCCGATCCGAACATCGCCTTACACACTTGCATCGCGGCGCCCAAGCCGTCGTCGTACTCCTCAACGTAAGCCTGGGCGGTATGCTGCTCGCCGGTGCTTGGCCGGCCTAG
- the hypB gene encoding hydrogenase nickel incorporation protein HypB: MCGTCGCSKTAKGTVTDLQSGQVLLRDGHARPHGGEHHHHHGHDHSHDHDHHHHDRAHDHAQDHANHALEAAIMGKNDQLARENREWLSEQNIIALNLVSSPGSGKTTLLERTIRELYDSVPICVIEGDQETVNDAERIRATGCRVVQINTGTGCHLEADMIAKGLRQLDPPRNSLAMIENVGNLVCPAMFDLGERARVAILSVTEGEDKPLKYPHMFRSSQVMLLNKVDLLPYLNFDVARSIAAAREVNPDIHVIEVSATTGAGMADWYAWIRQQLQIGQEAAAELHG; the protein is encoded by the coding sequence ATGTGCGGAACTTGCGGCTGCTCGAAGACGGCGAAGGGCACGGTTACGGATTTGCAGAGCGGTCAGGTGCTGCTGCGCGATGGCCACGCCCGGCCCCACGGCGGTGAGCACCACCACCATCATGGTCATGACCACTCACACGATCATGATCACCACCATCACGATCGCGCCCATGATCACGCGCAGGACCACGCCAACCACGCGCTGGAAGCTGCCATCATGGGCAAGAACGACCAGCTCGCGCGCGAAAACCGCGAGTGGTTGAGCGAGCAGAACATCATCGCCCTGAATCTCGTCAGCTCGCCGGGATCCGGCAAGACCACGCTGCTCGAGCGAACGATTCGCGAGCTGTACGACAGCGTGCCGATCTGCGTCATCGAAGGCGACCAGGAGACGGTGAACGACGCCGAACGGATCCGCGCGACAGGGTGCCGCGTCGTGCAGATCAATACGGGCACAGGTTGCCATCTGGAAGCCGATATGATCGCCAAGGGACTTCGTCAACTCGACCCGCCGCGCAACTCGTTGGCCATGATCGAGAACGTCGGCAACCTCGTCTGTCCTGCGATGTTCGATCTCGGTGAGCGTGCCCGCGTCGCGATCCTGTCCGTGACCGAAGGTGAGGACAAGCCGCTCAAATACCCTCACATGTTCCGTTCTTCACAGGTCATGCTGCTGAACAAGGTCGACCTACTCCCCTACCTCAACTTCGACGTGGCGCGCTCCATCGCCGCCGCCCGCGAGGTCAATCCCGATATCCACGTGATCGAAGTGTCGGCCACCACCGGCGCGGGTATGGCCGACTGGTACGCGTGGATACGGCAGCAGCTGCAGATCGGGCAGGAAGCCGCCGCGGAGTTACATGGATGA